In a genomic window of uncultured Flavobacterium sp.:
- a CDS encoding glycosyltransferase, which produces MSIDYSANKTILVAPLNWGLGHAARCIPIIKALQENNYIPIIASDGVALALLRKEFPYVQTLELPSYHIEYAKNGKNFKWKLIKNLPKMIVAILDEKKMVNGWIKKHGIDGIISDNRLGVFSKKVPSVFMTHQLNVMTGNTTWFTSKCHQHVIKKYSECWVPDTNEKVNLTGDLGHLKTNELNLKYIGPLSRMRKKDIPKTYDLMIILSGPEPQRTFLDEKLQKEIVNYKGKVVFVQGIVEKTQNKWQNGNVTYYNFMNSKQLEQTFNESEFVLCRSGYTTVMDLAKLGMKAFFIPTPGQYEQEYLAIKLQEENLVPYAMQDDFTIEDLSKVKSFKGLTQFNEDIDWDNLFSIFEDKN; this is translated from the coding sequence ATGAGCATTGACTATTCTGCGAACAAAACAATTTTAGTTGCTCCATTAAACTGGGGATTAGGCCATGCCGCAAGATGCATCCCAATTATAAAAGCGCTTCAAGAAAACAATTATATTCCAATAATCGCTTCTGATGGAGTTGCACTGGCTCTGTTACGCAAAGAATTTCCTTATGTACAGACCCTGGAATTGCCTTCTTATCATATTGAATATGCAAAAAATGGTAAAAATTTTAAGTGGAAACTGATTAAGAATTTACCTAAAATGATTGTCGCTATTCTTGATGAGAAAAAAATGGTAAACGGTTGGATAAAAAAACATGGAATTGATGGTATTATTTCGGACAATAGATTAGGGGTTTTTAGCAAAAAAGTGCCTTCTGTATTTATGACGCATCAATTGAATGTGATGACGGGAAATACAACTTGGTTTACGAGTAAATGTCATCAACATGTTATAAAAAAATATTCTGAATGCTGGGTTCCGGATACTAATGAGAAAGTGAATTTGACGGGTGATCTTGGTCATCTTAAAACAAATGAACTTAATTTAAAGTATATTGGTCCGTTGAGCAGAATGCGCAAAAAAGATATTCCGAAAACTTATGATTTGATGATCATTTTGTCAGGACCGGAACCTCAACGAACTTTTCTGGATGAAAAGCTACAGAAAGAAATTGTTAACTATAAAGGTAAAGTTGTTTTTGTACAAGGTATTGTTGAGAAGACTCAAAACAAATGGCAAAACGGAAATGTTACGTATTACAATTTCATGAATTCTAAGCAATTGGAACAAACATTCAACGAAAGTGAATTTGTTTTATGCCGCTCAGGTTACACAACAGTAATGGATTTGGCAAAATTGGGAATGAAAGCCTTTTTTATTCCTACTCCGGGACAATATGAACAAGAATATTTGGCGATAAAACTTCAGGAAGAGAATTTGGTACCGTATGCAATGCAAGACGACTTTACCATTGAAGATCTTTCAAAAGTAAAGTCGTTTAAAGGTTTAACTCAATTCAATGAAGATATTGACTGGGATAATTTATTTTCTATATTCGAGGACAAAAATTAG
- a CDS encoding porin: MIKRKLVVVLLLISCAVSAQDLNKQDVKNEVMRILDSINKAKLPETKSGGGVEEHWYDRISLRGYAQIRYNGLFSTNDKVSCEQCDKSWGTTSTAPDAKANNGLFIRRARLVFSGQVHPNVFFYFQPDFASSPSTGIQNFVQIRDLYFDLSFDKKREYRVRVGQSKIPYGFENMQSSSQRLALDRNDAMNSAILNERDLGIFFYWAPAEIRERFAMLVKDGYKGSGDYGVFAFGVYNGQIANKLDGNRDLNVVARVTYPFVIGSQIIEPGIQAYTGKWAFTGEISPGVIVNDPQYVKDQRVGATFVLYPRPFGIQTEYNIGRGPRYNTLTNTVDETDLDGGYVLLNYKLDLKKQHIYPFAKFQYYDGGKKYEKDARSYVVRDYEIGIEWQPIKAFELTAEYVIADRTFEDSALPINRQQGNLLRLQAQFNF; this comes from the coding sequence ATGATAAAAAGAAAATTAGTTGTTGTTTTATTACTAATATCTTGCGCTGTAAGTGCACAGGATTTGAATAAACAGGATGTAAAAAACGAAGTAATGCGTATTTTAGATTCTATTAATAAAGCAAAACTTCCAGAGACTAAGTCTGGAGGAGGAGTAGAAGAGCATTGGTACGACAGAATTTCTCTAAGAGGATATGCACAAATAAGATACAATGGTTTGTTTTCTACAAACGATAAAGTTTCTTGTGAGCAATGCGATAAATCCTGGGGAACAACTTCTACAGCTCCGGATGCAAAAGCAAACAACGGACTTTTTATAAGACGTGCACGTTTAGTGTTTTCAGGACAAGTTCACCCAAATGTGTTTTTCTATTTTCAACCTGATTTCGCCAGTTCTCCAAGTACCGGAATTCAAAATTTCGTTCAAATTCGAGATCTTTACTTTGATCTTTCATTTGATAAAAAGAGAGAATATCGTGTTCGTGTTGGACAAAGTAAAATTCCTTATGGTTTCGAAAACATGCAATCCAGTTCGCAGCGTTTGGCTTTAGACAGAAATGATGCCATGAATAGCGCTATATTAAATGAGCGTGATTTAGGGATTTTCTTTTATTGGGCTCCAGCCGAAATTAGAGAGCGTTTTGCAATGTTAGTAAAAGACGGCTACAAAGGTTCAGGTGATTATGGTGTTTTTGCTTTTGGAGTTTACAACGGACAAATTGCCAATAAACTAGACGGAAACAGAGATTTGAATGTTGTTGCCAGAGTAACATATCCATTCGTAATAGGAAGTCAGATTATCGAACCGGGAATCCAGGCTTATACAGGAAAATGGGCTTTTACCGGAGAAATTTCGCCAGGTGTAATCGTAAATGATCCGCAATATGTAAAAGACCAAAGAGTTGGAGCAACATTTGTTTTATATCCAAGGCCTTTCGGAATCCAAACAGAATATAATATTGGAAGAGGACCACGTTATAATACACTGACTAACACAGTTGATGAAACAGATTTAGACGGAGGTTATGTATTATTGAATTACAAATTAGACTTAAAGAAACAACATATATATCCGTTTGCAAAATTTCAATATTATGACGGAGGGAAAAAATACGAGAAAGATGCTCGTAGTTATGTTGTTAGAGATTACGAAATTGGTATAGAATGGCAACCAATTAAAGCCTTCGAACTTACAGCCGAATATGTAATTGCTGACCGTACTTTCGAAGACAGTGCATTGCCAATCAACAGACAACAAGGAAATTTATTGAGGCTTCAGGCTCAGTTTAATTTCTAA
- a CDS encoding ATP-binding protein: MKINFKKTYKFAIKSALYISLFATGFVLMLMSLFYKNQLKHQVAFGIIFIISIYIFAFLVLQYRVERFIYRRVKKIYDEVSLLESTTLINQPITTDMETLSREVKKFATDKKLEIEMLEIREQYRREFLGNVSHELKTPLFTVQGYVSTLLDGAMDDKNIRKKYLKRAEKGVERLIYIVEDLDMITKLESGDLDLNFTDFNIVELIQNVFDLLEMKADKKKIKLAFESKNVQSVIVRGDQDRIQQVLENLIVNSIKYGKDGGLTEVGVVNLTKKKVLIRISDNGEGVEKQNIPRLFERFYRVDKSGTRSEGGSGLGLAIVKHIIEAHKEKVYVESEFGIGSEFSFTLEKANKTIKAEVK; this comes from the coding sequence ATGAAAATTAATTTTAAAAAAACATACAAATTTGCAATCAAATCGGCATTATATATAAGTCTTTTTGCAACAGGATTTGTACTGATGTTAATGTCATTATTCTATAAAAATCAACTGAAACATCAAGTTGCATTTGGAATAATTTTTATTATATCAATTTATATATTCGCGTTTTTAGTTTTGCAATATCGTGTAGAGCGCTTTATTTACAGAAGAGTAAAAAAAATATACGATGAGGTTTCTTTATTAGAATCTACAACACTTATCAATCAGCCTATAACTACTGATATGGAAACGCTTTCGCGTGAAGTAAAGAAGTTTGCCACTGATAAAAAACTTGAAATCGAAATGCTTGAAATTCGCGAGCAATACCGAAGAGAGTTTTTAGGAAACGTTTCACACGAACTTAAAACACCTTTGTTTACCGTTCAGGGTTATGTTTCGACATTGCTTGATGGCGCAATGGACGACAAGAACATTAGAAAGAAATATTTAAAACGTGCCGAAAAAGGAGTAGAGCGTCTTATTTATATAGTAGAAGATTTGGATATGATAACCAAGTTAGAATCAGGAGATTTAGATTTAAATTTTACTGATTTTAATATTGTTGAACTTATTCAGAATGTTTTCGATTTATTAGAAATGAAAGCTGATAAAAAGAAAATCAAATTAGCTTTTGAAAGCAAGAACGTTCAATCCGTAATTGTTCGAGGTGATCAGGATCGAATTCAACAAGTTTTGGAGAATCTTATCGTAAACTCCATTAAATATGGAAAAGATGGCGGTCTGACCGAAGTTGGCGTTGTCAATTTAACCAAGAAAAAAGTCTTAATCAGAATTAGTGATAACGGAGAAGGAGTTGAGAAACAAAACATTCCAAGACTTTTTGAACGTTTTTACAGAGTTGACAAAAGCGGAACTCGTTCTGAAGGAGGTTCTGGTTTAGGATTGGCAATCGTAAAACATATTATCGAAGCTCATAAAGAGAAGGTTTATGTCGAAAGTGAGTTCGGAATAGGTTCTGAATTCTCTTTTACGCTTGAAAAAGCAAATAAAACAATAAAAGCTGAAGTTAAATAA
- a CDS encoding response regulator transcription factor, with translation MKKTQTKILLVDDEPDILEIVGYNLAQEGYQIVTASNGKEAIAKAQKELPELIIMDVMMAEMDGMEACEHIRKIPELNNVIITFLTARSEDYSQVAGFDAGADDYITKPIKPKLLVSKVKALLRRLKEQEVVSDTLNVGGIEINREEYKIIKGNVEIALPRKEFELFYLLASKPGKVFKRDEILDKVWGNEVVVGGRTIDVHIRKLREKIGEDLFKTIKGVGYKFEV, from the coding sequence ATGAAAAAAACACAAACCAAGATTTTATTAGTTGACGATGAACCAGATATCTTAGAAATCGTTGGCTATAACCTTGCTCAGGAAGGCTACCAGATTGTAACAGCTTCTAATGGAAAAGAAGCCATTGCAAAGGCTCAGAAAGAATTGCCGGAATTAATTATTATGGATGTAATGATGGCAGAAATGGACGGAATGGAAGCTTGCGAACACATTAGAAAAATTCCTGAATTAAATAATGTTATCATAACATTCCTAACAGCGAGAAGCGAAGATTACTCACAAGTTGCTGGTTTTGATGCAGGTGCAGATGACTATATCACCAAACCAATAAAGCCAAAATTATTGGTCAGCAAAGTAAAGGCTTTGTTAAGAAGGTTAAAAGAACAAGAAGTAGTCAGCGACACCTTAAACGTTGGCGGAATCGAGATTAATCGAGAAGAATATAAGATCATAAAAGGCAACGTAGAAATTGCTTTACCAAGAAAAGAATTTGAATTATTTTATCTATTAGCTTCAAAACCAGGGAAAGTTTTCAAGAGAGACGAAATTCTGGATAAAGTTTGGGGCAATGAAGTAGTAGTTGGAGGAAGAACAATAGATGTTCATATTCGAAAACTACGTGAAAAAATTGGAGAAGATCTTTTTAAAACCATCAAAGGAGTTGGTTATAAATTTGAAGTTTAG